A stretch of the Leptidea sinapis chromosome 5, ilLepSina1.1, whole genome shotgun sequence genome encodes the following:
- the LOC126964725 gene encoding uncharacterized protein LOC126964725, producing the protein MFLKALKKAHEWEWEWEWEWEWEWEWEWEWEWEWEWEWEWEWEWEWEWEWEWEWEWEWEWEWEWEWEWEWEWEWEWEWEWEWEWEWEWEWEWEWEWEWEWEWEWEWEWEWEWEWEWEWEWEWEWEWEWEWEWEWEWEWEWEWEWEWEWEWEWEWEWEWEWEWEWEWEWEWEWEWEWE; encoded by the coding sequence gaatGGGAATGGGAATGGGAATGGGAATGGGAATGGGAATGGGAATGGGAATGGGAATGGGAATGGGAATGGGAATGGGAATGGGAATGGGAATGGGAATGGGAATGGGAATGGGAATGGGAATGGGAATGGGAATGGGAATGGGAATGGGAATGGGAATGGGAATGGGAATGGGAATGGGAATGGGAATGGGAATGGGAATGGGAATGGGAATGGGAATGGGAATGGGAATGGGAATGGGAATGGGAATGGGAATGGGAATGGGAATGGGAATGGGAATGGGAATGGGAATGGGAATGGGAATGGGAATGGGAATGGGAATGGGAATGGGAATGGGAATGGGAATGGGAATGGGAATGGGAATGGGAATGGGAATGGGAATGGGAATGGGAATGGGAATGGGAATGGGAATGGGAATGGGAATGGGAATGGGAATGGGAATGGGAATGGGAATGGGAATGGGAATGGGAATGGGAATGGGAATGGGAATGGGAATGGGAATAG